The Tamandua tetradactyla isolate mTamTet1 chromosome 8, mTamTet1.pri, whole genome shotgun sequence genome includes a window with the following:
- the LOC143643210 gene encoding olfactory receptor 8B3-like, which translates to MHPGNGSFVTEFILVGLTDHPNLQLPLFFLFLAMYMVTMLGNVGLITLIGVNSHLHTPMYFFLFNLSFIDFCYSSVFTPKMLFNFLSKRNIISYQGCMAQFFFFCFFAISECYMLTSMAYDRYVAICNPLLYNIVMSPKVCSNLMFGSYLMAFSTAMAHTGCMLRLTFCDANTINHYFCDILPVLQLSCTSTYVNELVLFIVASINIFVPSLTIFISYVFILCNILHMNSTEGRSKAFSTCSSHIIVVSLFFGSFSFMYLQPSSAGTMDEGKISSVFYTNVVPMMNPLVYSLRNKDVKLALRKTLSRRK; encoded by the coding sequence ATGCATCCTGGAAATGGCTCCTTTGTGACTGAATTCATTCTAGTGGGACTAACAGACCACCCCAATCTCCAACTTCCCCTGTTTTTCCTGTTTCTAGCAATGTATATGGTCACCATGCTGGGAAACGTGGGGTTGATAACTCTCATTGGAGTGAATTCCcaccttcacacccccatgtattttttcctctttaatctgTCCTTCATTGACTTCTGCTATTCTTCAGTTTTTACCCCAAAAATGCTGTTCAACTTTTTATCAAAGAGGAATATCATCTCCTACCAGGGATGCATGGCAcagttcttctttttctgcttttttgccaTCTCTGAGTGCTATATGCTGACATCAATGGCCTATgatcgctatgtggccatctgtaatcCACTTTTGTATAACATTGTCATGTCTCCTAAAGTGTGCTCCAACCTCATGTTTGGTTCATACTTGATGGCATTTTCTACTGCTATGGCCCACACTGGCTGCATGCTGAGACTGACCTTCTGTGATGCCAACACCATCAACCATTATTTCTGTGACATCCTCCCAGTGCTCCAGCTCTCCTGCACGAGCACCTATGTCAATGAGCTGGTATTGTTCATTGTAGCAAGCATCAACATCTTTGTTCCCAGCCTCACCATCTTCATCTCTTATGTTTTCATTCTCTGTAACATTCTCCACATGAATTCCACTGAGGGCAGGTCCAAAGCCTTCAGCACCTGCAGTTCCCACattattgttgtttctttgttctttggatcattttcatttatgtatCTCCAACCATCTTCTGCAGGGACTATGGATGAGGGAAAAATTTCCTCTGTCTTTTACACCAATGTTGTTCCCATGATGAACCCCTTAGTCTACAGCTTGAGGAATAAAGATGTTAAACTTGCTCTGAGAAAAACCCTGAGTAGGAGAAAGTAA